The genomic interval TAGGACTACCGGCTGTTGTGGCCTCAGTTTACCAGGCACAGTGTTGTATCTGGCTTTGCTTGGGATTGCAGCTTGGCCCCAAATCACTTGAtttggactgagctgcagcattgtCGTAATGGTCAGAATATCAGCTGGCCGGAGATCAGAGCGGTATTAACTCAAATGCTGCAATCTCCTACAGGGGCTCTATCCTTTAAATAATGTATTTTGCTATTCATATGCccgaataacctttaaaaaggctattcatgtgctgctacgcttttttttttttaaacctcccccccTTTCCTGTTTTTATTACATGCTGGTAAAACTGACAtgtccgtgcaccctgggcattcctccAAGCCTCTGTGCaccccccctgcgtcataccttcaaaccACCCCCTCTTTTGCTTGTGCTCTGAAAATTCCTATCTCCGTGTAATCTCCTCCAGCGTCTCTTATCATCTTCATTGAAatgtcgggcatgcgcagtaacgcttctttctgagcgctactgcataTGCCCGAGTGCTattttcttgtgcgctttctaccactgtccacaagaaaatggcactaacgcatgtgcagtagcgttcAGAaaggagcgttactgcgcatgcccgacatTTCAGTGGACAGGAGTGAGATGAGGCGGTTACAGAGAGAAGAGGAATTTTCGGCGCATAAGCAAGAGGTTTGAAGGTACGACACAGGGCTGCACGGAGGCTTggaggaatgcccagggtgcacggacaggctcatttacatatcggttttactggTAATAATAagagtagcagcacctgaatagcctttttaaaggctgttcaggcATATGCATATCAAAAAACATGTTATTCAAatgagagagcccctttaagggggttttccaggcaaaaaaaccaCATTTTAGTGCTATTATGGGTTTAACatgcctgcaaaaaaaataaatatagataGATTTTAAGAGCGGTTTTGGTTATTCCATGTAATCTGTTTTTTGGTGCGCTGAATCCAAAAATGACCTCCATTTTGTCATAGGATATCATGTTTCCTGACAATTtagataactactagagatgagcgaacactgttcggatcagccgatctgaacagcacgcgcccatagaaatgaatggaagcacctgtggcgCCGGCaaggtcagcgtcacaggtgcttccattcatttctatgggagcgtgctgttcggatcagctgatcagaacagtgttcgctcatctctaataactacgtTAAATGAGGCAATGCCTCAAAATAACTGAAAATaaacttagaattttttttttttcatgaaaatcctGTTTTTGTACTTAAATGAGCTGCTAACACACTAAACTGTTTATTCTCCCTGTGAGGCTCCTCTTGGTGCATTTACGCTTGTGAGGAGCATCTGCAACGTCTGTCTGCTTTTCTATTCGCTCACTCTGAAAGTTCTTTGCTTTGAGAGTTAAGGTTTTTTGGCATTTTATATCTTAAACGCACTTATGTGAATTAATTACCGGTATGATTTGGACTTTAAATTTGTTTAAAAAcccataaaatacaaaaaaaataaattcttttaattaccatataagccgaggcccctaattctaccacaaaaaactgggaaaacttattgactcgagtataaagcCTGGGGAGGAAAtgcatttaaaatataaaatgccAAAAAACCTTAACTCTCAAAGCAAAGAACTTCCAGAGTGAGCGAATAGAAAATGCATCAGAGAGACCTTCCAGATGCTCCTCACAAGTGTAAATGCACCAAGAGGAGCCTCACGGGGAAGAAGAATCCAGTTTTGTGTGTTAGTGAGCTCCTCTCAGTTCAAAAAaggattttcatgaaaaaattataataaaacattttataagtCTTTCCTCTTATTTTGAGGTATTGCCTTATTTAACATAGTAGTTACCTAAATTGTCAAGAAgagtgatgtcctatgacaaaaTGGATGTAATTTTTGGATTCAGCGCACTAAAAAACAAAGATTACGTGGAATACTAACCAAAACGTCTCGAGTTTTTTGCAGACCTGTGTAATTTGATAAATTTGAAGATAATTTTTTAGTATGTGGCAAATCCTGACGTCTaggagtgtatttttttttttttccaatattttatttttcagcacACCAAAATACATGGAAATTAGATGAAAATAATCAAACAGCTTCTTATTTGCTGATCTTGTGtaattgcaccaaaatacccATAGaattgttttgagtgatttctggctttctctgggagctcctgggatcatctgcatttgtttacatgcttccctagcttcctgctgtgctagCCTGCAACTCCCATgattcccctccctcccccttcctgtttccctagctagccaccTTATAACAGAAGTGGAAACAGGAGTGAGGGGAGCAACCCAGAGAACGGGGGATGGTTCTGATACGGTGGCCCAAGGTGGGAGCTAGCACTGAACTCCCAGGTACTACTTCATAAAGTCACTGGAGAAAGAAGTTTAAGTGAAACTCCCTGGACAACTTTACcagaaaaatatgaaataaaattatAATCTAAAATAGCTAGGTGCGGTCAGTAGGAAGTCTATTcaatatctttattttttttcttttcagtgtGAGAGCTCATGTTCTAAAACTGATGTCCAGTGTGAAACTCCATCTCTGGAGAAGAAGATAAAGGACTTTGTGAATGTGGCACTTTCTCCAAAAAGCAACACACTAAAAACTAGCCCAACTATACCTCAGGTGACGGTATGTCTCATATCTGTCAGATTATTCCACTTACTATGAAAAATTGAATATAGACATCTGTAAAACACTGAAAGCTTGTGGTCAAGCAATACTGGAACTTCTATTCCATATATAGCTTATGTAAATACATGAACCAGTGGTGGTACAGATGCAAAACTGTAACAATTCATCATATTTGTCATgaaagtatatatattttttttttaatcctaactTGTAAACTGTATACCAAATGTTTCATGCAGGGCCTTCCTAAAGAGAATCTTGAACTAAAATCTCGACTGCAGAGGATACAGGAGCTCAGCCAGAGACTTAAAGTACCTGCTGCACCTGTTGAGAGCAAAGTTACTATCACAGATCTGAAGGCAAGACTCAAGCAAGCACAAGAACTTGAGGCTAAGATCAGAGAGAAGTCTGCGGAGAAACAAAAGGTTGAGCACATAGAAGAGCCACACAAAGAAAGGTGAGACTAGGTTTGCAGGTACATTCTTACACTGGCACATTGTCTTGCTTTTGGTATTTCAAGGGACAACATCAACAACTTTACCTACAGAGGGAATTCTGGTGACttttgaatcttttttttttttttttttttttttctcctaaaggACTAACAGTTCTTCTCTTTGCAGTGAGACGGCACCAGCCTATGAGCGATTCCACACACTTGCCCAAGATGTTCCGCCTGGCCTGTCACTGCCATTCAGGTACAAAGTGCTTGCAGAAATGTTCCGCAGCATGGACACCATTGTTGGGATGCTTTTCAACCGCTCTGAGACTGTCACCTTTTCCAAAGTAAAGCAGGGAGTCCAGGACATGATGCGCAAGTAAGTAGGAAGGTGGTTATACGCATTACTTTCTTTACAAAAAGTAAAGATGAAGTATAAGTAATTCTTCGAATTTGTCACTTCACAGACAGTTTGAGGAACGTAATGTTGGGCAGATTAAAACAGTTTACCCAGCAGCCTACAGGttcaggcaggagaagaatattcCCACATTCAAAGATGGCATGAAGAAGACAGATTATCATCTCACTGTAGAGCCTATTGTTCCAGAAGGTGAAAATACCATGGTTTTTATAATGTAGTTACTTGGACTGAATAGCACAAGGCGCTTCTCTGCTCTTGGCTGTTTCTGCCTTTAGTTTAAGTAGCACATGAGCCTTTCTTTTTGGAAAAAGGACTTTAAGTGTTCCTATACTGAAGCTCTCCTGCCTAAAACTTTGCATGCTAGGTGGTATAGTTCACCAAATAATTGCTGTACATTTGCTTCAACTGTCTCTAAGGGAAACCAATCAAAATTATATTTCACTGACATCCAGAACGGCACGATATAGCTGATATCAaaacatttattattttatatgcactaaaatcccaggtgtgtgtttttttttttttttttttttttttttttttataaacttggGATTTTAGTGCAGATGAAAATGTATTGTTTATCGTATATATTGTGCCATTCTGGAGATCAGTGCTGTATATTGCCTCATCCTAACCTGACACATGGGCATCTGCTGAGATTCTTTCCACTGGTTTTTCATTTTGGTTATGGCACAGCTGAGAATATCTGGTCTAGAATATAGTTTGATTCAAAGATGCTGACTATCTTGTAGTATTAGTGTAACACCTATATTCACCTGTCATGTCTTACATGTTTTATTACTTGTTCTTGCAGAGGATAAGTTGGATGGTCGTCCTCAGCTCACAGCAAGTCGCCTACTTGAACGCAGGAAGTTATTCCATAGGAACCTTACCAATATTGTGAAGCAGCACCACAAAGTAAGTGTATATGTTTAGGTGCTGTGCAAATGTTTACGATATTTTGTGCTTGaaagacctaatctcctgctgtcCCATTTTTAGTCTTTTCTGGCAACACTAAATCCTCCTATGCTGGTGCCTGATGAACAACTGACTCGTTGGCACCCAAGGTTCAATGTAGATGAGGTTCCAGATGTATTACCAGCTGAACTTCCTCAACCACCACAAGTGGAGAAGCTGACCACCGCACAGGAAGTCTTAACTAAAGCGAGAGTCATGATGACACCGAAGGTGAGTCTTGTGCTCTGACATTTCTCCCTCCTTGTTCGCTGTTTTCAGTTACATATCATTGTAATATTTTGTAAATTATTTTCTTCCTGTAGATGGAAAAGGCTCTTGCCAACTTGGCATTAAGAACGGCTGAGACTAATGGTGATGACAAAAGGCCTGTGCCTTCAGAGGAGTCAAAACCTGCCCAGGTTGCATCAAAAGCTCTTAAAGGAGTATCGCAGTCCCTATTAGAAAGGGTAGGTTGTTGGAATATAGAACCAGTTTTAGGTCTGTAGACAAGTTTTCTTGCAGATATAAATAATGAAATCTTGTAGTTAAAAATTTTCTCTAAGTATGTTAGTGTTGAGTGGTGTGTCATTTGCCAATGAATATGTCCATGAATGTAGTATATCTCAATGGCATGGGACCTGCCAGAAACCTTTCCGCAATTTCCTTTTTGTGGACAGGTTATTAGGCAgggacaatacatgtatgagaagataacccggccacactAAGGGAATCCTGACTGGGTTTCTAAAGtactagaccatagaaagttcttgtatCCATGGTTACATCTGTTAGCAACCAAAGACTGACACTATTATTAAAGAAAAAACTTAACTTTTTTCTTTGCAAATATAAAAGTTAAGTGACTGTCACTTAAATATAAGTTATGTCCATTGGAAAACCTTTAAAACATGGACACACTCAGTGGTTACTTTTCTAATACACTGCACTTCACAGATTCGGGCTAAGGAAGCA from Leptodactylus fuscus isolate aLepFus1 chromosome 7, aLepFus1.hap2, whole genome shotgun sequence carries:
- the CDT1 gene encoding DNA replication factor Cdt1 isoform X2, which produces MEQARVTDYFGQRKRAAAGGPVETKRRKLQSVQADSPGTVTRSQKLEELLRPPSTPERPAVNEALASSSLLPSSKKRSRQLSDPEVQGKRSARKRLKLPEEETTQCESSCSKTDVQCETPSLEKKIKDFVNVALSPKSNTLKTSPTIPQGLPKENLELKSRLQRIQELSQRLKVPAAPVESKVTITDLKARLKQAQELEAKIREKSAEKQKVEHIEEPHKESETAPAYERFHTLAQDVPPGLSLPFRYKVLAEMFRSMDTIVGMLFNRSETVTFSKVKQGVQDMMRKQFEERNVGQIKTVYPAAYRFRQEKNIPTFKDGMKKTDYHLTVEPIVPEEDKLDGRPQLTASRLLERRKLFHRNLTNIVKQHHKSFLATLNPPMLVPDEQLTRWHPRFNVDEVPDVLPAELPQPPQVEKLTTAQEVLTKARVMMTPKMEKALANLALRTAETNGDDKRPVPSEESKPAQVASKALKGVSQSLLERIRAKEAQKLQAMMTRKPQQEERLLMMSRLPELARILRNVFVSEKKPALTVEVVCDRVISSYRSSMPSGEMEKHLSLLVELLPDWLAVHPIRKDTYYKLNKSMDLNLILERLAKKMKEEESQ
- the CDT1 gene encoding DNA replication factor Cdt1 isoform X1; amino-acid sequence: MEQARVTDYFGQRKRAAAGGPVETKRRKLQSVQADSPGTVTRSQKLEELLRPPSTPERPAVNEALASSSLLPSSKKRSRQLSDPEVQGKRSARKRLKLPEEETTQCESSCSKTDVQCETPSLEKKIKDFVNVALSPKSNTLKTSPTIPQVTGLPKENLELKSRLQRIQELSQRLKVPAAPVESKVTITDLKARLKQAQELEAKIREKSAEKQKVEHIEEPHKESETAPAYERFHTLAQDVPPGLSLPFRYKVLAEMFRSMDTIVGMLFNRSETVTFSKVKQGVQDMMRKQFEERNVGQIKTVYPAAYRFRQEKNIPTFKDGMKKTDYHLTVEPIVPEEDKLDGRPQLTASRLLERRKLFHRNLTNIVKQHHKSFLATLNPPMLVPDEQLTRWHPRFNVDEVPDVLPAELPQPPQVEKLTTAQEVLTKARVMMTPKMEKALANLALRTAETNGDDKRPVPSEESKPAQVASKALKGVSQSLLERIRAKEAQKLQAMMTRKPQQEERLLMMSRLPELARILRNVFVSEKKPALTVEVVCDRVISSYRSSMPSGEMEKHLSLLVELLPDWLAVHPIRKDTYYKLNKSMDLNLILERLAKKMKEEESQ